The genomic region GCTCCTGCGACAGCGAGCCGCACGTCGGCAGGCAATACTCCGTGTAGCCCTCGAAGAGGACGTACATGTTGCCGCGCTCGATCCTGTGCGCGCGGAGGCCCACCGGCACACCCTCGAGCGAGAGCAGCCGCTCCTTGAGCCCGATCTTGGTTCCGGCATAGCCGGTCAGGTCGCCGCTGCTGCCGATCACGCGATGGCACGGGATGGCGATCGGGATGGGATTGTGCCGGAGCGCCTGGGCGACGGCGCGCACCGAGGCAGGCTCGCCGATGCGGCGCGCGATCCCGGCGTAGGACGTGATGCCGCCATACGGCAGCTGCGCCGTCGCCGCGAGCACGCGCCGCTGGAAGTCGCTCCCCGCCCAGCGGAGGTCGAGCGGCCAGCTGAGCCGTGTGCTCCGGGCGCTCAGATAGTCGAGGAGCTCCCGGTACGTCGCCTCGACCACCGACTTGTCCTCCACCGCCTCGTCCCCGGCCAGGCGGGCAAGATGCGACCGCGCCGCGCGCTCCGAATCGATATACCTGACCATCGAGACGCCCAGCTCTGAGCGGGCAATCAGAATCTTGCCGAGCGGCGAGGGGAAGATGCCGTAGGCGACCATGCGCGACCGGATGTCGGCCAGCCGGGACTCGAGCTCGGCGCGCGACAGCGTGGGGTCGGCCCCG from Candidatus Methylomirabilota bacterium harbors:
- a CDS encoding methylated-DNA--[protein]-cysteine S-methyltransferase; this translates as GADPTLSRAELESRLADIRSRMVAYGIFPSPLGKILIARSELGVSMVRYIDSERAARSHLARLAGDEAVEDKSVVEATYRELLDYLSARSTRLSWPLDLRWAGSDFQRRVLAATAQLPYGGITSYAGIARRIGEPASVRAVAQALRHNPIPIAIPCHRVIGSSGDLTGYAGTKIGLKERLLSLEGVPVGLRAHRIERGNMYVLFEGYTEYCLPTCGSLSQEPMSQLTLFGSRRHAEAVGLTACTSCRPDLHPLSA